A portion of the Betta splendens chromosome 2, fBetSpl5.4, whole genome shotgun sequence genome contains these proteins:
- the LOC114851049 gene encoding zinc finger protein 470-like, translated as MEVQKTKQRGRRYSTQYLCQECDRTFTRSSALKNHQKLHSREKLYSCDQCGKTFTGRGNLQSHQQVHAGERPYTCTECGAAFKRSSTLTIHNRVHTGEKPYSCEQCGKAFSCRSHLQSHQRVHTGEKPYSCEQCGKAFGHRPDLMRHKLVHTGEKPYICEQCGKAFSQRNSLMIHRRFHTGEKPHSCEQCGKAFSQRSHLLIHQHAHTGEKPHSCEQCGKAFAQHRSLLTHQRVHTGEKPHPCEQCGKAFSQRSHLLSHRRVHTGEKPHICEQCGKAFSQRSQLLTHQRVHTGEKPYSCEQCGKAFSDSSQLLIHRRVHTGEKPYSCEQCGKAFSQRSHLLIHRRVHTGEKPHSCEQCGKAFAQHRSLLTHQRVHTGEKPHICEQCGKAFSQRSQLLIHQRSHTEEKPHSCEQCGKAFSDSSHLRRHQRVHNNEASL; from the coding sequence aaacaaagaggaagacgaTACTCAACACAGTATCTTTGTCAGGAATGTGACCGTACCTTCACCAGATCATCAGCGCTGAAGAATCATCAGAAGCTTCACTCTAGAGAGAAACTATacagctgtgaccagtgtggcaaAACATTTACTGGCAGAGGTAACCTACAGAGTCATCAGCAAGTTCATGCAGGAGAAAGACCATACACCTGCACCGAATGTGGAGCAGCATTTAAAAGGTCAAGTACGTTGACAATCCACAatcgtgttcacactggagagaaaccatactcatgtgaacagtgtggaaaagcattctcttgCAGAAGTCATTTACAGAgtcaccaacgtgttcacacaggagagaaaccatactcatgtgaacagtgtggaaaagcattcggTCACAGACCTGATTTAATGagacacaaacttgttcacacgggagagaagccttatatttgtgaacaatgtggaaaagcattctctcagcGCAATAGCTTAATGATACACAGACgttttcacactggagagaagcctcattcgtgtgaacagtgtggtaaAGCATTCTCTCAACGCAGTCATCTACTGATTCACCAACATGCTCACACGGGAGAGAagcctcactcatgtgaacagtgtggaaaagcattcgcTCAACACAGAAGTTTACTGActcaccaacgtgttcacactggcgAGAAACCTCATccttgtgaacagtgtggaaaagcattctctcagcGCAGTCATTTACTGAGTCACCGACGTGTTCACACCGGAGAGAAGCCTCAtatttgtgaacaatgtggaaaagcattctctcaacgCAGTCAATTACtgacacaccaacgtgttcacacgggagagaagccttactcatgtgaacagtgtggcaAAGCATTCTCTGACAGCAGTCAATTACTGATTCACCGACgtgttcacacaggagagaagccttactcatgtgaacaatgtggaaaagcattctctcaacgCAGTCATTTACTGATTCACCGACGTGTTCACACCGGAGAGAagcctcactcatgtgaacagtgtggaaaagcattcgcTCAACACAGAAGTTTACTGActcaccaacgtgttcacactggcgAGAAGCCTCAtatttgtgaacaatgtggaaaagcattctctcaacgCAGTCAATTACTGATTCACCAACGTTCTCACACAGAAGAGAAGCCTCActcgtgtgaacagtgtggaaaagcattctctgaCAGCAGTCATTTACGgagacaccaacgtgttcacaatAATGAGGCTTCTCTCTAG